The Pseudosulfitobacter pseudonitzschiae genome includes a region encoding these proteins:
- a CDS encoding SDR family NAD(P)-dependent oxidoreductase, whose amino-acid sequence MTNAPKLALITGASRGLGAALAEALAPTHHIVAVAKTTGALEELDDRIKALGGSATLAPMDITLPAAMATLCRGIHDRWGGLDIWAHTAIHAAPLTPTSHIDSGDMAKSVAANITATATLITYVAPLLGTDGTALFFDDPRAGTKFFGSYGATKAAQIALARSWQAETTKTGPRVVITQPNPMPTASRARFFPGEDRAPLADPRAEAARILANL is encoded by the coding sequence ATGACAAATGCCCCCAAACTTGCCCTGATCACCGGCGCTTCGCGTGGTCTTGGTGCCGCGCTGGCCGAAGCCTTGGCCCCGACCCATCACATCGTTGCCGTAGCCAAGACCACCGGCGCGCTGGAAGAGCTTGACGACCGGATCAAGGCCCTTGGCGGCAGCGCCACGCTGGCACCGATGGACATCACCCTGCCAGCGGCGATGGCCACCCTGTGCCGCGGCATCCATGACCGCTGGGGCGGGCTGGACATCTGGGCGCACACTGCGATCCATGCTGCCCCGCTGACACCCACCAGCCATATCGACAGCGGTGACATGGCCAAGTCCGTCGCTGCCAACATCACCGCCACCGCAACGCTGATCACCTATGTGGCCCCTTTGCTGGGCACCGATGGCACGGCGCTGTTTTTTGACGATCCGCGCGCAGGCACCAAATTCTTTGGCAGCTATGGCGCGACCAAGGCCGCGCAGATCGCATTGGCCCGCAGCTGGCAGGCTGAAACCACTAAAACCGGCCCGCGCGTCGTCATCACACAGCCCAATCCAATGCCCACCGCCAGCCGCGCCCGCTTTTTCCCCGGCGAGGACCGCGCGCCCTTGGCCGATCCACGCGCCGAAGCTGCGCGCATACTGGCAAACCTCTAA
- the surE gene encoding 5'/3'-nucleotidase SurE — translation MRILITNDDGIAAPGLKTLHAIAKQLAGGTGEVWTVAPAFEQSGVGHCISYTHPMMISKLDTRRYAAEGSPADCVLAGVHDVMGDAPPDLILSGVNRGNNSAENALYSGTLGGAMEGALQGIPSIALSQYFGPANAVSADPFEAALVHGADTVRRILDATPQDTADYRLFYNVNFPPVPAADVKGTRLSAQGRRPGVLFSTEPHEAPSGRRFVWIKGGNQQVPTARGTDAAVNLDGYISITPMRADLTAHDVMDSLGALNA, via the coding sequence ATGCGCATTCTCATCACCAACGACGACGGCATCGCCGCACCGGGGCTGAAAACCCTGCACGCCATTGCCAAGCAACTGGCTGGCGGCACAGGCGAGGTCTGGACCGTGGCACCCGCATTCGAGCAATCGGGCGTCGGCCACTGCATCAGCTACACCCATCCGATGATGATCTCGAAACTGGATACCCGCCGCTATGCCGCCGAAGGCAGCCCTGCCGATTGTGTGCTGGCGGGCGTTCATGACGTGATGGGCGACGCGCCCCCCGACCTGATCCTGTCCGGTGTGAACCGCGGCAACAATTCGGCTGAAAACGCGCTCTATTCCGGCACGCTGGGCGGCGCGATGGAGGGGGCGTTGCAGGGTATCCCTTCGATCGCCCTGTCCCAGTATTTCGGTCCGGCCAATGCCGTCAGCGCCGACCCGTTCGAGGCCGCCTTGGTCCACGGTGCCGATACCGTGCGCCGTATTCTGGATGCCACACCACAGGACACCGCCGACTACCGACTGTTCTATAACGTGAACTTCCCGCCCGTTCCGGCTGCCGACGTCAAGGGCACCCGCCTGAGCGCACAGGGCCGCCGTCCCGGTGTGCTATTTTCGACCGAACCACACGAAGCCCCCTCGGGTCGGCGTTTTGTCTGGATCAAAGGTGGCAACCAACAGGTGCCCACAGCGCGGGGCACAGACGCGGCAGTCAACCTTGATGGCTATATTTCGATCACCCCCATGCGCGCCGATCTAACCGCCCATGACGTGATGGACAGTCTCGGGGCGTTGAACGCATGA